One window from the genome of Scatophagus argus isolate fScaArg1 chromosome 13, fScaArg1.pri, whole genome shotgun sequence encodes:
- the LOC124069220 gene encoding glypican-1-like: MDSFIIAALAVCSLTASAYGDKGISKARSCSDIRLFYSGKGFSLDGVPQSEISGEHLRICPQGYTCCTSDMEDNLAMLSRREMEGQLKDAGRALQTSLTGQYKVFDGYFLELLNRSAISLQDTFSSTWGSLYSQNSQVFTDLYTDLRHYYRGSNVNLEEVLNEFWARLLEKLFYQANKQYFIGEDYLECVSKQIETLRPFGDTPRQIKVTVTRKFVAARSFVQGLVVSGDVVRKVSQVQLSQECTRAMMRMTYCPHCRGMASARPCANYCSNVMKGCLANQADLNTEWRHLAETMVQVADRFDSPSGVDSVLLSLPNRISEAMLTMVENIESINSKLFQACGSLREGGTGSTGVDDFTKRGKVIVDDKLGSSSNKMDKLVSDVIMRLREMKPYWVSLPDVLCSDRVATGTGAEEKCWNGMSRARYLPEVMGDGLASQINNPEVEIDITKPDMTIRQQIMQLKIMTHRLKNALNGQDVDFQDTSDDVSGSGSGMCSDDMCSRRAHPVVPVTHRPVVYQHPPENKKVKASANQNLSCITIYLLSLLILLPWR; the protein is encoded by the exons GGGAGCACCTGCGCATCTGTCCCCAGGGTTACACCTGCTGTACCAGCGACATGGAGGATAACCTGGCTATGCTGAGCCGCAGGGAGATGGAGGGACAACTCAAAGATGCTGGCCGGGCCTTACAGACCTCCCTCACTGGACAGTACAAAGTTTTTGATG GTTATTTCCTGGAGTTGCTGAACCGCTCGGCGATTAGTCTACAGGACACTTTCTCTTCAACTTGGGGCTCCCTATACTCCCAGAATTCCCAGGTCTTCACTGACCTCTACACAGATTTGAGGCACTATTACCGAGGCTCCAACGTCAACCTGGAAGAGGTGCTCAACGAATTCTGGGCCAGGCTGCTGGAGAAGCTCTTCTACCAGGCAAACAAGCAATATTTCATAG GTGAGGACTACTTGGAGTGTGTGTCTAAGCAGATAGAGACGCTACGGCCCTTTGGAGACACACCCCGTCAGATCAAGGTTACGGTCACGCGCAAGTTTGTGGCCGCACGTTCGTTTGTTCAGGGACTGGTGGTCAGTGGGGATGTGGTCCGCAAGGTGTCACAG GTGCAGCTAAGCCAGGAGTGCACGCGGGCCATGATGAGGATGACTTACTGTCCCCACTGCCGCGGGATGGCCTCCGCCAGACCTTGTGCCAACTACTGCAGTAATGTCATGAAGGGATGTCTGGCCAACCAGGCTGACCTCAACACAGAGTGGAGGCATCTGGCAG AAACAATGGTGCAGGTGGCTGATCGCTTTGATAGCCCATCCGGTGTGGATAGCGTGCTCTTGTCTCTTCCAAATCGCATATCAGAAGCCATGCTTACCATGGTGGAGAATATAGAGAGCATCAACAGCAAG TTATTCCAGGCATGTGGCAGCCTCAGAGAGGGAGGGACCGGCAGCACAGGAGTTGATGACTTCACGAAGAGAGGGAAGGTTATAGTTGACGACAAGTTGGGATCCAGCtcaaacaaaatggacaaacTG GTGTCTGATGTAATCATGAGACTGAGGGAGATGAAGCCATACTGGGTCTCTCTCCCGGATGTTCTGTGCAGTGACCGAGTGGCTACCGGAACAGGAGCCGAGGAGAAGTGTTGGAATGGCATGAGCCGAGCCAG GTACCTTCCAGAGGTGATGGGAGATGGTCTCGCCAGTCAGATCAACAACCCTGAAGTGGAAATCGACATCACCAAGCCAGACATGACAATACGCCAACAGATAATGCAGCTGAAGATCATGACGCACCGTCTGAAGAATGCTCTCAATGGGCAGGATGTGGACTTTCAAGACACCA GTGATGATGTTAGTGGTTCAGGAAGTGGCATGTGCTCTGACGATATGTGTTCCCGCCGCGCACACCCTGTTGTCCCTGTCACCCATCGACCTGTAGTCTACCAGCACCCTCCAGAAAACAAGAAGGTGAAAGCCTCTGCCAACCAGAACCTGTCCTGCATCACCATTTACCTGCTTTCACTGCTCATTTTGCTGCCCTGGCGATAA